The segment TATACCTGTAAATGCCACGACAATCCCCACGAGAACAGAGGATAATACAAAAAGCAATTTCCGCGTTTTTTGAACATCAACCCCAAGGCTGTTTGCCGTATAATCTCCCATCGTGAGAATATTCAACCGATTGGAATACAAATTGATAAAAACTATTCCTCCCACGGAAACGATTGAAATTATCCATAAAATATGAATGTTATCTCTAGAAAAAATATAACCGAGATTTCCCATCAAGATAGAGAATATCTGGCTAATATCACGTTGGAAAATGCTCATCAGAAGAGCTATGATTGCCGAAAAAAACAGATTAATAATAATTCCCGCTAAAATTAGTTTTGTTCGTTGAATACTGTTTTTTGATTTTGCGAGATGCCACACGAGGAACATCGTGAGGAGTGCTCCCATAAATCCTAAAACAGGCATGAGAAATACTTTTTGAATTACGAGAGCAACAATGCTTCCCAAAGCCGCCCCTGAAGAAATTCCCAGCAAATAAGGTTCTGCGAGTGGATTGTTCAGCATTCCCTGCAAAATTCCTCCGCTGGTCGCCAGAACCATTCCAGCTATCAAACCAAGTAAAATGCGGGGAATGCGGATATTAAATAATATATTTTTACCAATTTCGGAAATTGAAAATATATTTACTTTTACACTTCCTATTAAAAGCGAAAATATGATAATCGCAATTAAACTTATAAGCGAAATTGTGATAGCGGTTTTGTTTTTCATATTAAGATATTTTTTTTACAGCCAAATATGCTGAAATGCTCGAAAACCCGATAAATTCATTTATGATAATTCCCAATTATGGAATCAATTTTTTCTATTGCCAGCAGACTTCTGGGACCGGCTCGTAAAAAATGATTATTATTCAAATCTTGGGTAGTGTAGATTTGCCTATTTTTTACGGCATCAATCTTATCCCATCCCAAGCGGTTTGCGATATCTGACTTGGTGATTCCCGGATAAAGGATAAAAATAATATTCGGATTTTGTGCAATCACTCTTTCAGTAGAAATGCGACAATAATCCCGTGGCAATTGGTTGAAAATATTTTCTCCTCCGCTTTTCTCAATCAAATTACCGATAAAAGATTCTGATGATACGGTCATTATTGGTTTGTCATAAATTTCGATGTAAATTGTGGGTTTCTTTTCTCGAAAAGGTATTCGGGCTAAATTTGTTTTAAATTCTTTTACTAAATTTTGAGCGTTTTTTTCTTCTCCTACCAAAATTC is part of the Candidatus Cloacimonadota bacterium genome and harbors:
- a CDS encoding iron ABC transporter permease, encoding MKNKTAITISLISLIAIIIFSLLIGSVKVNIFSISEIGKNILFNIRIPRILLGLIAGMVLATSGGILQGMLNNPLAEPYLLGISSGAALGSIVALVIQKVFLMPVLGFMGALLTMFLVWHLAKSKNSIQRTKLILAGIIINLFFSAIIALLMSIFQRDISQIFSILMGNLGYIFSRDNIHILWIISIVSVGGIVFINLYSNRLNILTMGDYTANSLGVDVQKTRKLLFVLSSVLVGIVVAFTGIIGFVGLIIPHICRMIIGPNNRYLLPMSGILGAAFLLLCDTIARSLFVIELPVGVVTALCGAPFFIYLLRKK
- a CDS encoding helical backbone metal receptor; this encodes MHKSLISFLLLLFMMSCTQNDSQIAGSDKKIVVLSPEIAEIICKIGGEENIVAVTRECDFPKSLKQKIQVGSFSRPNIEKIISLQPDIIMLSGLEQDIVKSNFEKLGTNIYQFYPANVDSLLSAIKKIGILVGEEKNAQNLVKEFKTNLARIPFREKKPTIYIEIYDKPIMTVSSESFIGNLIEKSGGENIFNQLPRDYCRISTERVIAQNPNIIFILYPGITKSDIANRLGWDKIDAVKNRQIYTTQDLNNNHFLRAGPRSLLAIEKIDSIIGNYHK